Proteins from a single region of Macaca thibetana thibetana isolate TM-01 chromosome 4, ASM2454274v1, whole genome shotgun sequence:
- the STK38 gene encoding serine/threonine-protein kinase 38 isoform X1, with the protein MAMTGSTPCSSMSNHTKERVTMTKVTLENFYSNLIAQHEEREMRQKKLEKVMEEEGLKDEEKRLRRSAHARKETEFLRLKRTRLGLEDFESLKVIGRGAFGEVRLVQKKDTGHVYAMKILRKADMLEKEQVGHIRAERDILVEADSLWVVKMFYSFQDKLNLYLIMEFLPGGDMMTLLMKKDTLTEEETQFYIAETVLAIDSIHQLGFIHRDIKPDNLLLDSKGHVKLSDFGLCTGLKKAHRTEFYRNLNHSLPSDFTFQNMNSKRKAETWKRNRRQLAFSTVGTPDYIAPEVFMQTGYNKLCDWWSLGVIMYEMLIGYPPFCSETPQETYKKVMNWKETLTFPPEVPISEKAKDLILRFCCEWEHRIGAPGVEEIKSNSFFEGVDWEHIRERPAAISIEIKSIDDTSNFDEFPESDILKPTVATSNHPETDYKNKDWVFINYTYKRFEGLTARGAIPSYMKAAK; encoded by the exons acaaaAGAAGTTAGAAAAGGTGATGGAAGAAGAAGGCCTAAAAGATGAAGAG aaacGACTCCGGAGATCAGCACATGCTCGGAAGGAAACAGAGTTTCTTCGTTTGAAGAGAACAAGACTTGGATTGGAAGATTTTGAGTCCTTAAAAGTAATAGGCAGAGGAGCATTTGGTGAG GTACGGCTTGTTCAGAAGAAAGATACGGGACATGTGTATGCAATGAAAATACTCCGTAAAGCAGATATGCTTGAAAAAGAGCAG GTTGGCCACATTCGTGCGGAGCGTGACATTCTAGTGGAGGCAGACAGTTTGTGGGTTGTGAAAATGTTCTATAGTTTTCAGGATAAGCTAAACCTCTACCTAATCATGGAGTTCCTGCCTGGAG GGGATATGATGACCTTGTTGATGAAAAAAGACACTCTGACAGAAGAGGAGACTCAGTTTTATATAGCAGAAACAGTGTTAGCCATAGACTCTATTCACCAACTTGGATTCATCCATAGAGACATCAAACCAGACAACCTTCTTTTGGACAGCAAG GGCCATGTGAAACTTTCTGACTTTGGTCTTTGCACAGGACTGAAAAAAGCACATAGGACAGAATTTTATAGGAATCTGAACCACAGCCTCCCCAGTGATTTCA CTTTCCAGAACATGAATtccaaaaggaaagcagaaacctGGAAAAGAAATAGACGTCAGCTA GCCTTCTCCACAGTAGGCACTCCTGACTACATTGCTCCTGAGGTGTTCATGCAGACCGGGTACAACAAGCTCTGTGATTGGTGGTCGCTTGGGGTGATCATGTATGAGATGCTCATCG GCTACCCACCTTTCTGTTCGGAGACCCCTCAAGAGACATACAAGAAGGTGAtgaactggaaagaaactttgaCTTTTCCTCCGGAAGTTCCCATCTCTGAGAAGGCCAAGGATCTAATTTTGAG ATTCTGCTGTGAATGGGAACATAGAATTGGAGCTCCTGGAGttgaggaaataaaaagtaactcTTTTTTTGAAGGCGTTGACTGGGAACATATCAG AGAGAGACCTGCTGCAATATCTATTGAAATCAAAAGCATTGATGATACTTCAAACTTCGATGAGTTTCCAGAATCTGATATTCTTAAGCCAACAG TGGCCACAAGTAACCACCCTGAGACTGACTACAAGAACAAAGACTGGGTCTTCATCAATTACACGTACAAGCGCTTTGAGGGCCTGACTGCAAGGGGGGCAATACCTTCCTACATGAAAGCAGCAAAATAA
- the STK38 gene encoding serine/threonine-protein kinase 38 isoform X2, with amino-acid sequence MEEEGLKDEEKRLRRSAHARKETEFLRLKRTRLGLEDFESLKVIGRGAFGEVRLVQKKDTGHVYAMKILRKADMLEKEQVGHIRAERDILVEADSLWVVKMFYSFQDKLNLYLIMEFLPGGDMMTLLMKKDTLTEEETQFYIAETVLAIDSIHQLGFIHRDIKPDNLLLDSKGHVKLSDFGLCTGLKKAHRTEFYRNLNHSLPSDFTFQNMNSKRKAETWKRNRRQLAFSTVGTPDYIAPEVFMQTGYNKLCDWWSLGVIMYEMLIGYPPFCSETPQETYKKVMNWKETLTFPPEVPISEKAKDLILRFCCEWEHRIGAPGVEEIKSNSFFEGVDWEHIRERPAAISIEIKSIDDTSNFDEFPESDILKPTVATSNHPETDYKNKDWVFINYTYKRFEGLTARGAIPSYMKAAK; translated from the exons ATGGAAGAAGAAGGCCTAAAAGATGAAGAG aaacGACTCCGGAGATCAGCACATGCTCGGAAGGAAACAGAGTTTCTTCGTTTGAAGAGAACAAGACTTGGATTGGAAGATTTTGAGTCCTTAAAAGTAATAGGCAGAGGAGCATTTGGTGAG GTACGGCTTGTTCAGAAGAAAGATACGGGACATGTGTATGCAATGAAAATACTCCGTAAAGCAGATATGCTTGAAAAAGAGCAG GTTGGCCACATTCGTGCGGAGCGTGACATTCTAGTGGAGGCAGACAGTTTGTGGGTTGTGAAAATGTTCTATAGTTTTCAGGATAAGCTAAACCTCTACCTAATCATGGAGTTCCTGCCTGGAG GGGATATGATGACCTTGTTGATGAAAAAAGACACTCTGACAGAAGAGGAGACTCAGTTTTATATAGCAGAAACAGTGTTAGCCATAGACTCTATTCACCAACTTGGATTCATCCATAGAGACATCAAACCAGACAACCTTCTTTTGGACAGCAAG GGCCATGTGAAACTTTCTGACTTTGGTCTTTGCACAGGACTGAAAAAAGCACATAGGACAGAATTTTATAGGAATCTGAACCACAGCCTCCCCAGTGATTTCA CTTTCCAGAACATGAATtccaaaaggaaagcagaaacctGGAAAAGAAATAGACGTCAGCTA GCCTTCTCCACAGTAGGCACTCCTGACTACATTGCTCCTGAGGTGTTCATGCAGACCGGGTACAACAAGCTCTGTGATTGGTGGTCGCTTGGGGTGATCATGTATGAGATGCTCATCG GCTACCCACCTTTCTGTTCGGAGACCCCTCAAGAGACATACAAGAAGGTGAtgaactggaaagaaactttgaCTTTTCCTCCGGAAGTTCCCATCTCTGAGAAGGCCAAGGATCTAATTTTGAG ATTCTGCTGTGAATGGGAACATAGAATTGGAGCTCCTGGAGttgaggaaataaaaagtaactcTTTTTTTGAAGGCGTTGACTGGGAACATATCAG AGAGAGACCTGCTGCAATATCTATTGAAATCAAAAGCATTGATGATACTTCAAACTTCGATGAGTTTCCAGAATCTGATATTCTTAAGCCAACAG TGGCCACAAGTAACCACCCTGAGACTGACTACAAGAACAAAGACTGGGTCTTCATCAATTACACGTACAAGCGCTTTGAGGGCCTGACTGCAAGGGGGGCAATACCTTCCTACATGAAAGCAGCAAAATAA